In a single window of the Acidimicrobiia bacterium genome:
- a CDS encoding cytochrome P450: protein MVAIPVHELDLPLYDAVGVDREQRLALMAAAREESWLARTPIGFALTRYDDAVAILRDRRFHSALSMIPQLQGLEDTYIEQRRPSILSMEGQPHTRLRRLVAPAFTPMAAERLRPFMREVIATLVDAVQPTGRCDLVADVCEPYPIHVICELLGAPRDDWPRFSQWATDIFRIFNQNLAEDLPAIQRASTELETYVHDLVEQRRRAPGDDLLSALIAAEEAGDRLSTDELVMLAEAVLMAGTDTTRNQLACCIALFAAEPEQWRRFVAQPELAPRVVEETMRYLGAVQGTMRIASQDIEYRDVVFPAGTLVSISLAGANRDPDVFTSAERLDVARETSAPHMTFGSGIHHCLGAHLARAELQEALTVIAERLPEFELDGPVSWKPEQFGIWGPARLPLRWTV from the coding sequence GTGGTCGCGATTCCGGTGCACGAGCTCGATCTGCCCTTGTACGACGCGGTCGGCGTCGACCGCGAGCAGCGACTCGCACTCATGGCGGCCGCGCGTGAGGAGAGCTGGCTCGCGCGCACTCCGATCGGCTTCGCGCTCACGCGCTACGACGACGCGGTCGCGATCCTCCGCGACCGCCGCTTCCACTCCGCGCTGTCGATGATCCCGCAGCTGCAGGGCCTGGAAGACACGTACATCGAGCAACGGCGACCATCGATCCTCTCGATGGAAGGTCAACCGCACACGCGGTTGCGCCGGCTCGTCGCGCCCGCGTTCACACCGATGGCCGCCGAACGGCTGCGCCCATTCATGCGCGAGGTCATCGCAACCCTCGTCGACGCGGTGCAGCCGACCGGTCGTTGCGACCTCGTGGCGGACGTGTGCGAGCCGTACCCGATCCACGTGATCTGCGAGCTGCTCGGCGCACCGCGCGACGACTGGCCGCGGTTCTCGCAATGGGCGACCGACATCTTCCGCATCTTCAACCAGAACCTCGCGGAGGACCTCCCGGCCATCCAGCGCGCGTCGACCGAGCTCGAGACGTACGTGCACGACCTCGTCGAGCAGCGCCGGCGCGCGCCGGGCGACGATCTCTTGAGCGCGCTCATCGCGGCCGAGGAGGCCGGCGATCGACTGTCGACCGACGAGCTCGTGATGCTCGCCGAGGCCGTGCTCATGGCCGGTACCGACACGACACGGAACCAGCTCGCGTGCTGCATCGCGCTGTTCGCGGCAGAGCCGGAGCAATGGCGTCGCTTCGTCGCGCAGCCCGAGCTCGCACCGCGCGTCGTCGAGGAGACGATGCGCTACCTCGGCGCGGTGCAGGGCACGATGCGCATCGCGTCGCAGGACATCGAGTACCGCGACGTCGTGTTTCCTGCGGGCACGCTCGTCTCGATCTCGCTCGCGGGCGCGAACCGCGACCCCGACGTGTTCACGTCAGCCGAGAGGCTCGACGTCGCGCGCGAGACGAGCGCGCCGCACATGACGTTCGGCTCCGGCATCCACCACTGCCTGGGCGCGCACCTCGCGCGCGCCGAGCTGCAAGAGGCGCTCACGGTCATCGCCGAACGGCTTCCGGAGTTCGAGCTCGACGGACCCGTCAGCTGGAAGCCCGAGCAGTTCGGGATCTGGGGTCCCGCGCGACTCCCCCTGCGCTGGACGGTCTGA